From the genome of Chelmon rostratus isolate fCheRos1 chromosome 1, fCheRos1.pri, whole genome shotgun sequence, one region includes:
- the si:ch73-204p21.2 gene encoding hepatoma-derived growth factor-related protein 2, with protein sequence MAAVGAEVAWLWFLSPGVSFFIFLLLLSVFLTALCSDCRRRSFELRESEVDKNPSTLISVVKLEEAMGPRENPTISEIQTDEDENMVTFTPWRSHLVAPQHHQDVKTNGSAPVMRSSESDTAEEENSVPFTPWRSHLRAPQSQDLNSFALPDSDHIYHIIGGGRSSSGGDADVSSAPTNQEPAEERGPRSAAAADLSDDDFNLLYAQISKKERLTTPPPPPPPPVQEEEEEEEEEEPSPPLPDRRTQLEG encoded by the exons ATGGCTGCAGTCGGAGCAGAGGTCGCCTGGTTGTGGTTCCTGTCGCCGGGAGTCagtttcttcatcttcctcctcctcctctccgtcttcctcacagctctctgcagcGACTGCAGGAG ACGTTCGTTTGAGCTGCGAGAATCTGAGGTGGACAAAAATCCTTCCACTCTCATCAGCGTG GTGAAGCTGGAGGAAGCCATGGGGCCGAGAGAGAATCCGACGATCAGCGAGATCCAAACCGATGAAGATG AGAACATGGTCACCTTCACTCCGTGGAGGAGCCACTTGGTGGCGCCACAACACCACCAAG atGTTAAGACCAATGGCAGCGCACCAGTGATGAGATCAAGTGAATCGGACACTGCTGAAG AGGAAAACTCCGTCCCGTTCACTCCGTGGAGGAGCCACCTGAGGGCGCCACAGAGCCAAg ATCTGAACAGCTTCGCCCTCCCAGACTCCGACCACATCTACCACATCATCGGAGGAGGGCGGAGCAGCAGCGGCGGTGATGCTGATGTGTCGTCAGCACCGACCAATCAGGAGCCAGCGGAGGAGCGCGGCCCCCGCTCTGCAGCGGCGGCGGATTTGAGCGACGATGACTTCAACTTATTGTATGCACAAATCAGCAAGAAGGAGAGACTGACcacgccccctcctcctcctcctccacctgtacaggaggaggaggaggaggaggaagaggaggagcccTCTCCTCCACTGCCTGACAGGAGGACACAGCTggagggatga